A genomic window from Punica granatum isolate Tunisia-2019 chromosome 2, ASM765513v2, whole genome shotgun sequence includes:
- the LOC116198093 gene encoding uncharacterized protein LOC116198093 isoform X5, translating into MRAIKQSKISIPIFSKGYASSKWCLLEVAEMVKLKDETKHMIMPIFLDVTPDEVKYQTGSYAEAFTQHGENYDFETVQEWRNALQEVVKLKGLELKKEANGKHGEFIKKVLAMVLNCLKKAYLNVNDLLVGIDDHVEAVKKLLELGKEGVQIVGIWGMGGIGKTTLAKVVYNQLLKKFESSGFLNDIRETSSQHKGLPYLQSKLLSDILNREREDFANTNEGTQELKNRLRDRKAIILLDDVDQVDQLKALAGDLAWFSPESRIIVTTREKTVLDQFRIKNIYELTLLSAEQAFELFCRHAFIKGSPTPDFIDLSWDIVRTTGRLPLALEVIGSSLSTSSGRKDLWQGTLKKLEKKPPKEVQDTLRISYNGLDHEEREIFLDIACFFIGIDARIAKPMWDDCEFFPGVGIEILLLKSLIKIKKDHRLWMHDQLRDLGRVIVEEENYKESRLRSRLWHSKVVMHVLERQPEEGMTNVEAISLEGYQFRSEDLCFKDDQFRNLPNLRILLLDKASLSGNFERIIPNLRWLSWHLCNFNAMLPTNLNLKNLVVLDLSRSMVSEDWAGWSLMKVAAKLKVLDLTECRHLTKTPSFSAFSALEKLILRSCRNLVSVDPSIEQLSALVSLDIRDCTKLEYLPRLGSMDALTELLVDYEVFLSFGGLDDSEGFTDQLYHHLKDVGVHTVRDNGKLRVAEEIGPELMMAIKQSKIYIPILSKGYALSTWCLTEVAEMMKLEEETKHRIMPIFLDVTPNEVQHQTGSYAEAFAQHEGNYDSETVQEWRDALQKVVKLGGLEFKKEANGKHEEFIKKVLARVVMAYLEVNDMVVGIIDHFKVVKTLLELGKEGVQIVGIWGMGGIGKTTLAKVVYSQLLGKFESSCFLNNIRGTSSQPKGLEYLQSKLLSDILNCEREDFANTNEGIQQLKNRLRDKKAIILLDDVDQVDQLKALAGDLAWFSPESRIIVTTRDRAVLNLFRINNTYELTLLSEYQAFELFCEHAFKEVPPTPDFADLSWDIVRAIGRLPLALKVTGSFLSTSTGRKEIWQDTLKQLKMEPHRKVQERLAIIYNVLDREQQEIFLDIACFFIGKDARIAKSMWDDCDFFPEIAIEILLSKSLIKITDDSRLWMHDQLRDLGRLIVEKENYKEPRLRSRLWQGEVAMRVLERQPEEGRTTVEAISLEGYQFRSEDLCFKDDQFKNLPNLRILLLDKASLSGNFEGILPNLRWLSWHFCNFSPTLPTNLNLKNLVVLDLSKSMVSEDWAGWSLMKVAAKLKVLDLTECGHLTRTPGFSAFPALERLILRSCCNLVSVDPSIEQLSALLSLDIRDCTKLEYLPQLGSMDALTELLVDGTSIQELPVLRGTDKLGNLEALGSN; encoded by the exons ATGAGGGCAATCAAGCAGTCAAAAATCTCCATACCCATCTTCTCAAAGGGCTACGCTTCGAGTAAGTGGTGTCTCCTGGAGGTGGCGGAGATGGTGAAGCTCAAGGATGAGACGAAGCACATGATCATGCCCATTTTCTTAGACGTCACGCCGGATGAAGTTAAGTACCAGACAGGGAGTTATGCTGAAGCCTTTACCCAGCACGGGGAAAACTACGACTTCGAGACTGTTCAGGAGTGGAGAAATGCTCTCCAAGAGGTTGTGAAACTGAAAGGGTTGGAACTCAAGAAAGAGGCAAACGG GAAACATGGAGAGTTCATCAAAAAGGTGCTTGCAATGGTTCTTAACTGTCTGAAGAAAGCTTATCTAAATGTCAATGATCTCTTAGTTGGAATCGATGATCATGTCGAAGCTGTCAAGAAATTGCTGGAGCTTGGAAAGGAAGGTGTTCAAATTGTTGGAATATGGGGCATGGGAGGAATTGGGAAAACGACTCTTGCAAAAGTTGTCTACAACCAACTGTTGAAGAAATTTGAATCCTCTGGCTTCCTCAATGACATTAGAGAAACATCCTCACAACACAAGGGTCTTCCGTACTTGCAAAGCAAGCTACTTTCTGACATCTTAAACCGTGAGCGTGAAGACTTTGCAAATACGAATGAAGGAACCCAGGAGCTCAAGAACAGGCTCCGTGACAGGAAAGCAATCATTCTTTTGGATGATGTTGATCAAGTTGATCAACTCAAGGCTCTAGCTGGGGATCTTGCTTGGTTTAGTCCAGAAAGCAGGATTATAGTTACAACCAGAGAAAAGACAGTTCTAGATCAATTTCGAATAAAGAATATCTATGAACTCACACTACTGAGTGCAGAGCAAGCTTTTGAACTCTTCTGCAGGCATGCATTTATAAAAGGCTCGCCGACACCTGACTTTATTGACTTGTCCTGGGATATCGTGAGGACTACTGGAAGGCTCCCTCTGGCTCTTGAGGTAATAGGTTCTTCTTTATCTACAAGCAGCGGGCGCAAGGACTTATGGCAAGGTACACTGAAGAAGTTGGAGAAGAAACCCCCTAAGGAGGTCCAAGATACATTGAGGATAAGTTATAATGGACTGGATCATGAGGAGCGGGAGATATTTCTCGATATCGCATGTTTCTTCATCGGAATAGATGCTAGAATTGCAAAACCCATGTGGGATGATTGTGAGTTTTTCCCAGGAGTTGGAATCGAGATCCTTCTTTTGAAGTCactaatcaaaatcaaaaagGACCATAGGCTATGGATGCATGACCAACTTAGAGACCTTGGCAGGGTAATTGTGGAAGAGGAAAACTATAAAGAGTCGCGGTTACGGAGTAGACTGTGGCACAGCAAAGTGGTGATGCATGTATTAGAGAGGCAGCCTGAGGAG GGGATGACAAATGTTGAAGCTATCAGTTTAGAAGGATATCAGTTCCGCTCGGAAGATCTCTGCTTTAAGGATGATCAGTTTAGGAATCTACCGAACTTGAGGATCCTTCTGTTAGATAAAGCTAGTCTCAGTGGAAATTTTGAGCGTATTATCCCAAACCTGCGGTGGCTGAGTTGGCACCTCTGCAACTTCAATGCTATGCTGCCGACCAATCTAAATCTGAAGAACCTAGTTGTCCTTGATCTGTCGAGGAGCATGGTCAGTGAGGATTGGGCTGGCTGGAGCTTGATGAAG GTAGCCGCGAAGCTAAAAGTTCTTGATCTTACAGAGTGCAGGCATCTAACAAAAACACCCAGTTTCTCAGCATTTTCTGCTTTAGAGAAACTCATTCTTCGATCTTGTCGCAACTTGGTCTCTGTTGATCCATCAATAGAGCAACTTAGTGCTCTGGTCTCCTTAGACATAAGGGACTGCACGAAACTCGAATATTTGCCTCGGCTGGGTTCTATGGATGCGCTGACTGAGCTTCTGGTTGATTATGAAGTTTTTTTGAGCTTTGGGGGATTAGATGATAGCGAAGGATTCACTGACCAGCTGTACCATCACCTGAAAGATGTAGGAGTACACACTGTGAGGGACAATGGAAAGCTCCGTGTAGCAGAAGAGATTGGGCCTGAGCTCATGATGGCAATCAAGCAGTCAAAGATCTATATACCCATCTTATCAAAGGGCTATGCTTTGAGTACCTGGTGTTTGACGGAGGTGGCGGAGATGATGAAGCTCGAGGAGGAAACGAAGCATAGGATCATGCCCATTTTCTTAGACGTTACGCCAAATGAGGTTCAGCACCAGACTGGGAGTTATGCTGAAGCCTTTGCCCAGCATGAGGGAAACTACGACTCTGAGACAGTGCAGGAGTGGAGGGATGCTCTTCAAAAGGTTGTGAAACTGGGAGGGCTGGAATTCAAAAAGGAGGCAAACGG GAAACATGAAGAGTTCATTAAAAAGGTGCTTGCAAGGGTTGTTATGGCTTATCTAGAAGTCAATGATATGGTGGTTGGAATCATTGATCATTTCAAAGTTGTCAAGACATTGCTGGAGCTTGGAAAGGAAGGTGTTCAAATTGTTGGAATATGGGGCATGGGTGGAATTGGGAAAACGACTCTTGCAAAAGTTGTCTACAGCCAACTgttggggaaatttgaatcCTCTTGCTTCCTCAATAACATTAGAGGCACATCCTCACAGCCCAAGGGTCTTGAGTACTTGCAAAGCAAGCTACTCTCCGACATCTTAAATTGTGAGCGTGAAGACTTTGCAAATACGAATGAAGGAATCCAGCAGCTCAAGAACAGGCTCCGTGACAAGAAAGCAATCATTCTTTTGGATGATGTTGATCAAGTTGATCAACTCAAGGCTCTAGCTGGGGATCTTGCTTGGTTTAGTCCAGAAAGCAGGATTATTGTTACAACCAGAGATAGGGCAGTGCTAAATCTATTTCGaataaataatacatatgAACTCACACTACTGAGTGAATATCAAGCTTTCGAACTCTTCTGCGAGCATGCATTTAAAGAGGTCCCACCGACGCCTGATTTTGCTGACTTGTCTTGGGATATTGTGAGGGCAATTGGAAGGCTACCTCTGGCTCTTAAGGTAACAGGTTCTTTTTTATCTACAAGCACTGGGCGCAAGGAGATATGGCAAGATACACTGAAGCAGTTGAAGATGGAACCCCATAGGAAGGTCCAAGAGAGGTTGGCGATAATTTATAATGTTTTGGATCGTGAGCAGCAGGAGATATTTCTCGATATCGCATGTTTCTTCATCGGAAAAGATGCTAGAATAGCAAAATCCATGTGGGATGATTGTGATTTTTTCCCAGAAATTGCAATCGAGATCCTTCTCTCGAAGTCACTAATCAAAATCACAGATGACAGTAGGCTATGGATGCACGACCAACTCAGAGACCTTGGCAGGTTAATCGTGGAAAAGGAAAACTATAAAGAGCCGCGGTTACGGAGTAGACTGTGGCAAGGTGAAGTGGCGATGCGTGTATTAGAGAGGCAGCCTGAGGAG GGGAGGACAACAGTTGAAGCCATCAGTCTAGAAGGATATCAGTTCCGCTCAGAAGATCTCTGCTTTAAGGATGATCAGTTTAAGAATCTACCGAACTTGAGGATCCTTCTGTTAGATAAAGCTAGTCTCAGTGGAAATTTTGAGGGCATTCTCCCGAACCTGCGGTGGCTGAGTTGGCACTTCTGCAACTTCAGTCCTACGCTACCGACCAATCTAAATCTGAAGAACCTAGTTGTCCTCGATCTATCGAAGAGCATGGTCAGTGAGGATTGGGCTGGCTGGAGCTTGATGAAG GTAGCTGCGAAGCTAAAAGTTCTTGATCTTACAGAATGCGGGCATCTAACAAGAACACCCGGTTTCTCAGCATTTCCAGCTTTAGAGAGACTGATTCTTCGATCTTGTTGCAACTTGGTCTCCGTTGATCCATCGATAGAGCAACTTAGCGCTCTACTCTCCTTAGACATAAGGGACTGCACGAAACTCGAATATTTGCCTCAGTTGGGTTCAATGGACGCACTGACCGAACTTCTGGTTGATGGAACCTCTATACAGGAATTACCTGTACTGAGAGGTACAGACAAGCTCGGGAATCTGGAGGCCCTCGGCTCCAACTGA
- the LOC116198093 gene encoding uncharacterized protein LOC116198093 isoform X1, whose translation MQIHRIQNQTHYQHLGGLFLAPRLHTRSWMNPRATTDLALPWGSSGLCSSYLDLALGRQGGSKQQMEMAPTKHDQVNAEAGHEYEVFLSFRGPDTRLEFTDNLYHRLKDAGVQTFRDDEELRVGEKIGPELMRAIKQSKISIPIFSKGYASSKWCLLEVAEMVKLKDETKHMIMPIFLDVTPDEVKYQTGSYAEAFTQHGENYDFETVQEWRNALQEVVKLKGLELKKEANGKHGEFIKKVLAMVLNCLKKAYLNVNDLLVGIDDHVEAVKKLLELGKEGVQIVGIWGMGGIGKTTLAKVVYNQLLKKFESSGFLNDIRETSSQHKGLPYLQSKLLSDILNREREDFANTNEGTQELKNRLRDRKAIILLDDVDQVDQLKALAGDLAWFSPESRIIVTTREKTVLDQFRIKNIYELTLLSAEQAFELFCRHAFIKGSPTPDFIDLSWDIVRTTGRLPLALEVIGSSLSTSSGRKDLWQGTLKKLEKKPPKEVQDTLRISYNGLDHEEREIFLDIACFFIGIDARIAKPMWDDCEFFPGVGIEILLLKSLIKIKKDHRLWMHDQLRDLGRVIVEEENYKESRLRSRLWHSKVVMHVLERQPEEGMTNVEAISLEGYQFRSEDLCFKDDQFRNLPNLRILLLDKASLSGNFERIIPNLRWLSWHLCNFNAMLPTNLNLKNLVVLDLSRSMVSEDWAGWSLMKVAAKLKVLDLTECRHLTKTPSFSAFSALEKLILRSCRNLVSVDPSIEQLSALVSLDIRDCTKLEYLPRLGSMDALTELLVDYEVFLSFGGLDDSEGFTDQLYHHLKDVGVHTVRDNGKLRVAEEIGPELMMAIKQSKIYIPILSKGYALSTWCLTEVAEMMKLEEETKHRIMPIFLDVTPNEVQHQTGSYAEAFAQHEGNYDSETVQEWRDALQKVVKLGGLEFKKEANGKHEEFIKKVLARVVMAYLEVNDMVVGIIDHFKVVKTLLELGKEGVQIVGIWGMGGIGKTTLAKVVYSQLLGKFESSCFLNNIRGTSSQPKGLEYLQSKLLSDILNCEREDFANTNEGIQQLKNRLRDKKAIILLDDVDQVDQLKALAGDLAWFSPESRIIVTTRDRAVLNLFRINNTYELTLLSEYQAFELFCEHAFKEVPPTPDFADLSWDIVRAIGRLPLALKVTGSFLSTSTGRKEIWQDTLKQLKMEPHRKVQERLAIIYNVLDREQQEIFLDIACFFIGKDARIAKSMWDDCDFFPEIAIEILLSKSLIKITDDSRLWMHDQLRDLGRLIVEKENYKEPRLRSRLWQGEVAMRVLERQPEEGRTTVEAISLEGYQFRSEDLCFKDDQFKNLPNLRILLLDKASLSGNFEGILPNLRWLSWHFCNFSPTLPTNLNLKNLVVLDLSKSMVSEDWAGWSLMKVAAKLKVLDLTECGHLTRTPGFSAFPALERLILRSCCNLVSVDPSIEQLSALLSLDIRDCTKLEYLPQLGSMDALTELLVDGTSIQELPVLRGTDKLGNLEALGSN comes from the exons ATGCAGATCCACAG gattcaAAACCAAACTCACTACCAGCACCTAGGTGGCTTGTTCCTGGCACCCCGGTTGCACACGAGGTCGTGGATGAACCCTCGAGCCACCACAGATCTGGCTCTGCCCTGGGGGTCAAGCGGGCTCTGTTCCAGCTACTTGGACCTTGCA CTTGGGAGGCAAGGAGGAAGTAAGCAGCAAATGGAAATGGCTCCTACAAAACATGATCAG GTCAATGCTGAAGCTGGACATGAGTATGAAGTTTTTTTGAGCTTCAGGGGACCGGACACTCGCTTAGAATTCACTGACAACCTATACCATCGCCTGAAAGATGCAGGTGTCCAAACCTTCAGGGACGATGAAGAGCTCCGAGTTGGAGAAAAGATCGGACCTGAGCTCATGAGGGCAATCAAGCAGTCAAAAATCTCCATACCCATCTTCTCAAAGGGCTACGCTTCGAGTAAGTGGTGTCTCCTGGAGGTGGCGGAGATGGTGAAGCTCAAGGATGAGACGAAGCACATGATCATGCCCATTTTCTTAGACGTCACGCCGGATGAAGTTAAGTACCAGACAGGGAGTTATGCTGAAGCCTTTACCCAGCACGGGGAAAACTACGACTTCGAGACTGTTCAGGAGTGGAGAAATGCTCTCCAAGAGGTTGTGAAACTGAAAGGGTTGGAACTCAAGAAAGAGGCAAACGG GAAACATGGAGAGTTCATCAAAAAGGTGCTTGCAATGGTTCTTAACTGTCTGAAGAAAGCTTATCTAAATGTCAATGATCTCTTAGTTGGAATCGATGATCATGTCGAAGCTGTCAAGAAATTGCTGGAGCTTGGAAAGGAAGGTGTTCAAATTGTTGGAATATGGGGCATGGGAGGAATTGGGAAAACGACTCTTGCAAAAGTTGTCTACAACCAACTGTTGAAGAAATTTGAATCCTCTGGCTTCCTCAATGACATTAGAGAAACATCCTCACAACACAAGGGTCTTCCGTACTTGCAAAGCAAGCTACTTTCTGACATCTTAAACCGTGAGCGTGAAGACTTTGCAAATACGAATGAAGGAACCCAGGAGCTCAAGAACAGGCTCCGTGACAGGAAAGCAATCATTCTTTTGGATGATGTTGATCAAGTTGATCAACTCAAGGCTCTAGCTGGGGATCTTGCTTGGTTTAGTCCAGAAAGCAGGATTATAGTTACAACCAGAGAAAAGACAGTTCTAGATCAATTTCGAATAAAGAATATCTATGAACTCACACTACTGAGTGCAGAGCAAGCTTTTGAACTCTTCTGCAGGCATGCATTTATAAAAGGCTCGCCGACACCTGACTTTATTGACTTGTCCTGGGATATCGTGAGGACTACTGGAAGGCTCCCTCTGGCTCTTGAGGTAATAGGTTCTTCTTTATCTACAAGCAGCGGGCGCAAGGACTTATGGCAAGGTACACTGAAGAAGTTGGAGAAGAAACCCCCTAAGGAGGTCCAAGATACATTGAGGATAAGTTATAATGGACTGGATCATGAGGAGCGGGAGATATTTCTCGATATCGCATGTTTCTTCATCGGAATAGATGCTAGAATTGCAAAACCCATGTGGGATGATTGTGAGTTTTTCCCAGGAGTTGGAATCGAGATCCTTCTTTTGAAGTCactaatcaaaatcaaaaagGACCATAGGCTATGGATGCATGACCAACTTAGAGACCTTGGCAGGGTAATTGTGGAAGAGGAAAACTATAAAGAGTCGCGGTTACGGAGTAGACTGTGGCACAGCAAAGTGGTGATGCATGTATTAGAGAGGCAGCCTGAGGAG GGGATGACAAATGTTGAAGCTATCAGTTTAGAAGGATATCAGTTCCGCTCGGAAGATCTCTGCTTTAAGGATGATCAGTTTAGGAATCTACCGAACTTGAGGATCCTTCTGTTAGATAAAGCTAGTCTCAGTGGAAATTTTGAGCGTATTATCCCAAACCTGCGGTGGCTGAGTTGGCACCTCTGCAACTTCAATGCTATGCTGCCGACCAATCTAAATCTGAAGAACCTAGTTGTCCTTGATCTGTCGAGGAGCATGGTCAGTGAGGATTGGGCTGGCTGGAGCTTGATGAAG GTAGCCGCGAAGCTAAAAGTTCTTGATCTTACAGAGTGCAGGCATCTAACAAAAACACCCAGTTTCTCAGCATTTTCTGCTTTAGAGAAACTCATTCTTCGATCTTGTCGCAACTTGGTCTCTGTTGATCCATCAATAGAGCAACTTAGTGCTCTGGTCTCCTTAGACATAAGGGACTGCACGAAACTCGAATATTTGCCTCGGCTGGGTTCTATGGATGCGCTGACTGAGCTTCTGGTTGATTATGAAGTTTTTTTGAGCTTTGGGGGATTAGATGATAGCGAAGGATTCACTGACCAGCTGTACCATCACCTGAAAGATGTAGGAGTACACACTGTGAGGGACAATGGAAAGCTCCGTGTAGCAGAAGAGATTGGGCCTGAGCTCATGATGGCAATCAAGCAGTCAAAGATCTATATACCCATCTTATCAAAGGGCTATGCTTTGAGTACCTGGTGTTTGACGGAGGTGGCGGAGATGATGAAGCTCGAGGAGGAAACGAAGCATAGGATCATGCCCATTTTCTTAGACGTTACGCCAAATGAGGTTCAGCACCAGACTGGGAGTTATGCTGAAGCCTTTGCCCAGCATGAGGGAAACTACGACTCTGAGACAGTGCAGGAGTGGAGGGATGCTCTTCAAAAGGTTGTGAAACTGGGAGGGCTGGAATTCAAAAAGGAGGCAAACGG GAAACATGAAGAGTTCATTAAAAAGGTGCTTGCAAGGGTTGTTATGGCTTATCTAGAAGTCAATGATATGGTGGTTGGAATCATTGATCATTTCAAAGTTGTCAAGACATTGCTGGAGCTTGGAAAGGAAGGTGTTCAAATTGTTGGAATATGGGGCATGGGTGGAATTGGGAAAACGACTCTTGCAAAAGTTGTCTACAGCCAACTgttggggaaatttgaatcCTCTTGCTTCCTCAATAACATTAGAGGCACATCCTCACAGCCCAAGGGTCTTGAGTACTTGCAAAGCAAGCTACTCTCCGACATCTTAAATTGTGAGCGTGAAGACTTTGCAAATACGAATGAAGGAATCCAGCAGCTCAAGAACAGGCTCCGTGACAAGAAAGCAATCATTCTTTTGGATGATGTTGATCAAGTTGATCAACTCAAGGCTCTAGCTGGGGATCTTGCTTGGTTTAGTCCAGAAAGCAGGATTATTGTTACAACCAGAGATAGGGCAGTGCTAAATCTATTTCGaataaataatacatatgAACTCACACTACTGAGTGAATATCAAGCTTTCGAACTCTTCTGCGAGCATGCATTTAAAGAGGTCCCACCGACGCCTGATTTTGCTGACTTGTCTTGGGATATTGTGAGGGCAATTGGAAGGCTACCTCTGGCTCTTAAGGTAACAGGTTCTTTTTTATCTACAAGCACTGGGCGCAAGGAGATATGGCAAGATACACTGAAGCAGTTGAAGATGGAACCCCATAGGAAGGTCCAAGAGAGGTTGGCGATAATTTATAATGTTTTGGATCGTGAGCAGCAGGAGATATTTCTCGATATCGCATGTTTCTTCATCGGAAAAGATGCTAGAATAGCAAAATCCATGTGGGATGATTGTGATTTTTTCCCAGAAATTGCAATCGAGATCCTTCTCTCGAAGTCACTAATCAAAATCACAGATGACAGTAGGCTATGGATGCACGACCAACTCAGAGACCTTGGCAGGTTAATCGTGGAAAAGGAAAACTATAAAGAGCCGCGGTTACGGAGTAGACTGTGGCAAGGTGAAGTGGCGATGCGTGTATTAGAGAGGCAGCCTGAGGAG GGGAGGACAACAGTTGAAGCCATCAGTCTAGAAGGATATCAGTTCCGCTCAGAAGATCTCTGCTTTAAGGATGATCAGTTTAAGAATCTACCGAACTTGAGGATCCTTCTGTTAGATAAAGCTAGTCTCAGTGGAAATTTTGAGGGCATTCTCCCGAACCTGCGGTGGCTGAGTTGGCACTTCTGCAACTTCAGTCCTACGCTACCGACCAATCTAAATCTGAAGAACCTAGTTGTCCTCGATCTATCGAAGAGCATGGTCAGTGAGGATTGGGCTGGCTGGAGCTTGATGAAG GTAGCTGCGAAGCTAAAAGTTCTTGATCTTACAGAATGCGGGCATCTAACAAGAACACCCGGTTTCTCAGCATTTCCAGCTTTAGAGAGACTGATTCTTCGATCTTGTTGCAACTTGGTCTCCGTTGATCCATCGATAGAGCAACTTAGCGCTCTACTCTCCTTAGACATAAGGGACTGCACGAAACTCGAATATTTGCCTCAGTTGGGTTCAATGGACGCACTGACCGAACTTCTGGTTGATGGAACCTCTATACAGGAATTACCTGTACTGAGAGGTACAGACAAGCTCGGGAATCTGGAGGCCCTCGGCTCCAACTGA